TGGTTCCTGTACCTGTACGGATTGTCGATGAAGTGATTGAGCGGATGTGCCAGCTGCTATCCGACTGTATGAAAACTATTCGTCGAAAAAACTTAATTCTTTCGCATCTGACTCATGTGCAATGAAGGGCTGAATTTATTCTCGTTATTTGTCATAGCTAGTGTGCTGTATCGAAATTTAAGTACATCGTAGTAACAAATTTCTGTGCCTGTGTAGGGATAAATCAGGTATGGTGCTGTTTGCACCATACGTTGGTGTGAGTGGGATTTATCGAAACTGTATGTAAGGCTGAGAGCAGAGCAGTGCACTCTGTATTTTCCAAATATTGGTTTAAACGTAGAGGAGGGTCCACTTTGGCTGTATGCAACGTGACTCGTGTGATCTTGACGcacatcatatttcataaacagctaAAAGTttcgaaacaatttttttttgaaaatgatagCAAACAAAGCTGGGAGTATTTTTCTGTATCAGTaatactcaaaacgtttttttatgtCGAGATAAGGAATTAACTATTGCTTTTTTAGATTGAACGACAAACTTTCTTAGACATCATTTAATATCTCGTCTAAGAAGAACAGTGTGACCTCGTAGACGTTAATATCTACGATATTGTATGTGGGCCTGAAACCTGACGAAAATTTCACACTTGAAGCGCAGACCGCAAACCCCGTCCACTTCAAGAAAAAATAGAAACTGATTCATCGCATTTGTTTCATCCCATTGTGCTTCGCACGATGCCCCACGCGTGTGCGCTCACGTTGGACAATTCAGCCGCTGGCGACCAATATTCTCTCGCGGTCGCCGCTCTGCCCGGCGTTCGCGACAGTTCACTTATGTCGGATGATGATTAATGTCACGTTTGTGACTACCGGAACTGTACGCTACAAATGCAAAATGGAAAGACTCTGATAGTCAGAAGGAGAACACGGTATAATCCGATTTCCCGTAAGTTTTGcgcagtggaagaggagtcaaaacaaGCGAACACTTGTGTTGGTTTGTCCGTAGACCGTTTCTGATTGTCAAGATAGTTTAGATGTCTTGTAGCGCCCCGTCTTTGAAACCCGattcttgtttttatttatttaacttattaatttttttcatttatctacccatgtatgTAAAAAGTGACTACAAGAATGTTTCTTATGAAATAAGGCGATACAAGGGCGTTACATCAATTGTAAATTTATGATTAGGTTCCACAGTAAGTGTCACACTTTTGCAGtttaatgtatgtgtgtatgatattttcaaAGGTTAGAGTCTATTTAAATTatcatattctgatatttcattcttatatcaagtATTGtatcagttcttttattttattcttatgtttactcTTCAGGAAGATTTTTTGCATgtccttggatgataccgatcataGAAACATACAGAACATAGAAAATCGAAACAGCATGAGCATAGCCCGAAGATAGGTTtggcacagtgacatttcttcgtataaaTCACACTTGGGAAAAAAGGCGCTGTTATATTACCGAAGATTTCatacgttggcaataatttcgcagaaaaccaatcataACAGATCACTGGCGCTCGTCATTGATTATGTATCacgatacactacaggaatttcaccgaaaacagtagtagacgaataaggacaacgttatttcaatgtACTCTGGAAAGCATTCCTGTATTAATATTCTACGGACATGGATggataaacaaataacaaaaaaagtaaCAATCAGGTTCTAATGTGGGACCGAAAATTGTGAAGCAGAGGCACTAGTCACTGCGCCACCATTTCTGCTGAACTATTTATCCGGTAGTAGGTACATAGCGAAACTAGAAAAGTTTGGCtgtcattttctcagaaacggcGAGTTTGTACCTACAAGCAGGACGTGTTCACTTATTTTCACCCCTCTTCCATTGAGCGAAGTttgtgggaaatcgggttatggcacttgccgtgttctcctcgtcagccTCAGTGCCTCACGTATAAAACCTATAGATTTTGATACGGAGATGAAGCACTATTATTTGTagcaaaaaatgttaaaatttacaACAGAAAGTCTGAAAGTAACGTTCATGAGCGTGCAGTACTTATTTTGAAATTGAACATATCCGACAGAAAGCTCGTTACGTTTCGTTTCCACAGAATGAGATGGCTGTAACGCTTTGAAACCCGAAACAGATGGCCCCCTCCGTACAGAGAGATGGGGAGCGCCAGACTCACCGCCACAGCACGGCGAGCCCCGGGGTCTCTCCGCAGGGCTCGGAAGGAGTCGGCGACGCTGATCTCGTTCTTGCTGCGGTCGTCGACGGCCTTCTGGATGGCGTCCAGCTCGGCGCTCACGTCCTTCTCCGAGTTCTTCCCGCGCAGCCTCATCACCGCCGTCTTGGCCGCCTCTGTCCGGTGCTTGGCAACCAGGAAGTAAGGGCTCTCCGGCATCCACCAGAATATCGCCACGAATACGACGGGCCACGGCATGATGAACTCGGTCACCGCGAAGTAAGGCAGGTAGGAACCTACGATCATCATCAGGAACGAGCCTGTCCCGCCCATCAGTGTGAAGAGCGTGATCAGCATTCCTCTGACGCGGTCCTCCGCTATCTCCACTAAGTACGACGGAATCACCTGTAGGTAAAATAGGTTTTCAGTTTAATTTTCATTCATGAGCCTTAATAGTAATTCTGGCTGACAAGCCCATCGTTGCTtggatattcattttgccaatcttctattaggaaaaaaaaaaccaaaaacaaaaagtcACATCTCTATGTACTCGTATTATACTTTTGAAATCATGAAACAGTCATACAAAAAATATGTATAATGTATAAGCACACTAGCCTACAACGTGATTTTGTAATTGTCGGTATGGCAACGTTTCTTCTCAGCTGTATGCACGGCTATCGTTACCGCCCACAGCCGTTTGAGATTCGCAGTTGAAGactgtcaaaagtgctgccacgTGTCAGGGATTTACTTTAGCTGAGTCGACTGAGGGAATCTCTTAGTGGTAATTAATAAGTGTATTTAAACTTCATGCGTGATGCGGTGTTTTTTTCGTGAATTCCAGTGTATAGTACACTATTTTTCTCGAACTGTGTAGCGCGCAATACTATATTTGTGCAGGTACACTCAACGGTGTATGTGgatgctgtctgaaaaatgtgttgcgaaaaggtttagtagaaaagaaataatgaacttAAATGTGATggatgatgcgacagtttttcacgcatctcagtgtccaTGTCGTCTCATCTCCTGAACTGTAAGcggtacagtgatatatttttgtaggtgcatttagggGAATTAATTGATTACTTCCCACagaatttattgcgaatacagtttGTAGCAGAGAAGTAAGACGTTTAAATGTCATGCGTGATACGGCGGATTTTCAcgcgtctcattgtttatgacgtcctaTCTCCTGATCTCTGATAGGTAGGTCGTCCTTACCTCCACATCAACCGTTGCCTACCGTAACGGATATGTGTTCCACGTTTTGTTGAAATCCGTCAAGTGGTTAAGGTGGAgatatagaaaacacacacacacacacacacacacacacacacacacacacacacacacaaacacactcactcactcacccagacacacacacacacacacacacacaaacacacttactcacccccccccccccccccccccacacacacacacattcatttttatagTTTGTGTGGATTTCGTTTGGTTCACAAAATTTTGCTTTCTACGTTACTTAAGTACGTGTTGGAATAACTAAGCCGTAGCTGAAGAATGGAAGCCAGCTTAAGTTatttctatatgtaaaaaaaaaagcaaagggaAAGGCACTCCTAGAGGAATATGTTGACTAGATGCAGggtataaatttactgtaaaatTCCCAATCAGATACTGCAAATATTTGCTGACACGTAATTGCAGAATAAGAATCGGACTTCAAAAAGGGACGTGCGTGTAATGATATGTTTATTATAAGACAGATCATCGGTAAATGTAGTGATTTGGACTCTGAAACGTATATAGCATTTATTGATTACGAGCAAGCCTTTCATAAGGTAAAAAGAcccattttgtggaaaatattagACACAAACGGTTTTCCTAAACATCTCATGGACATTAAAAATCTATAGGTAAACATAAAACAGATAAAAGTTCAAGATCTAAAATGTCGGACGATATTTTAATAAACCAAGGTGTTCGACAAGGCTTGTAGTCTATGACCCACTACATTTAATTTACTTAGTTATGTAATagaaatttaaaatacatttagGAATTAAAATAGAATCTAGcatgttattaaatttttatttgctgATGACCACGTAATTATACAGAAAATAGAACATAATTTACAAAAAGCAGTATATTTATTGAGCCAATAAGCAACATATTACAACTTAACTATATATGCAAGTAAGACAGAGGAAATGGCTCCCAAAGCAAAGAATCcagaatgactgaaattaataataaatgagaaaattttaaaacaagtagATCTATACCACTTGTTACGTAGGTTGTCATATTAGTTTTAACTATGACAAAGacataattaataaatttaaaactatCTGCGTAACTTTTGGAAGAGCGTtgagaaacaaacaagaaaggaaacaaaaatgagACTCTATGAAGTTATGGGTGTAGCTACTCCTGTCCGTGGTTCCGAATCatggacaacaacaacaaaaacagcaaaatcACATATGCAGGCAGTAGCGAAGAAGTTCATGGATAAACTAAGGAATGGCACATAAATcaactttaaaaatatttcagttaatgacAACGTAGATGAGaatacagtgaaatgaaatgatcatattgaTAGAACGATAGTAAATAGAATGTCAAAAAATAGCGATTTAGCGGCCGACTGGAAAGAGAGAACTAAGTAGACATCGTAAGAGATGGACAGATGATAGGGACCGAAACAGGTGACCGTAACACCTAATTCTTGGAAATAGATGgtgatgatacactactggccattaaaattgctacaccaagaagaaatgccgatgataaacgagtattcattggtcaaatatattatactaggattgacatgtgattacattttcacgcaatttgggtgcatagatcctgagaaatcagtacccagaaaaaccacctctggccgtaataacggccttgataggcctgggcattgagtcaaacagagcttggatggcgtgtacaggtacagctgcccatgcagcttcaacacgataccacagttcatcaagagtagtgactggcgtattgtgatgagccagttgcccggccaccattggctagacgttttcaattggtgagagatctgtagaatgtgctggccagggcaacagtcgaacattttctgtatccagaaaggcccgtacaggaccggcaacatgcggtcgtgcatcatcctgctgaaatgtaaggtttcgcagggatcgattgaagggtagagccacgggacgggtcgcaacacatctgaaatgtaacgtccactgttcgaaatgccgtcaatgcgaacaagaggtgaccaagacgtgtaaccaatgacaccccataccatcacgccgggtgatacgccagtatggcgatgaaaaatacacgctcccaatgtgcgttcaccgcggtgtcaccaaacacggatgcgaccatcatgatgctgtaaacagaaactggattcatccgaaaaaatgaacttttgcgattcgtgtacccaggttcatcgttgagtataccttcgcaggcgctcctgtctgtgatgcagcgtgaagggtaaccgcagccatggtctccgggctgatactccatgctgctgcaaccgtcgtcgaaatgttcgtgcagatggttgttgtcttgcaaacgtccccgtctgttgactcagggaccgagacgtggctgcacgatcccttacagtcatgcggataagaagcctgtcatctcgactgatagtgatacgaggccgttgggatccagcacggcgttccgtattaccctcctgaacctaccgattccatattctgctaacagtcattggatctcgaccaacgcgagcaacaatgtcacgatacgataaaccgcaatcgtgataggctacaatctgacctttgtcaaagtcggaaacgtgatggtacgcatttctcctccttatacgatgcatcacaacaacgtttcaccaggcaacgccggtcgactgctgtttgtgtatgagaaatcagttggaaacttttctcatgtcagcacgttgaaggtgttgccactggcgcgaaccttgtgtgaatgctctaaaatgttaatcatttacatatcacagcatcttcttcgtgtcggttaaatttcgcgtctgtagcaattttgcgtggtgtagcaattttaatggtcagtagcgtaatATAATTCCAGTCAGTGTGAAAGATCATCAGGCCTCGagacggaaatacactcctggtgGAAACAGTTTACTATCAGTATCTATGTGTACtgggtgtctcaggaggaatgatTAGTATTCAGGCATATGAGAGGAAGGATCACTGGAAGCTTAAAAGTATTGTAAACTTTGgctcttaagagctgtgagcacctcCTCATCTTCGATACCGTGGAACAAAAATCTCGAGATTTTTGCTTGTCATACTGTGGGAAGAGGTAATAGAGCCCagaacaagaaaattttttttagataacataggctcaaaaatgcataccttaagaactgtgagcatTTGTTCGGTAGAAGATATGTATTTTAtggtagcgaagatgaacacgtTCTCATAGCTCTTGAGGCCTGCTTAgtggacatttttgtcttgtttctttccATGCTACCTTCTCACAAAacacagaaagcaaagagcttgcagtagaaacgAGAACGAAAAATCACACCTAAGTCACGACTAGTCGGAACTCATGTACTGACTCACCAGACAGTAGGGCATTGCGGAGGCTGAatgaaaaaaatcgcatgaaattagcggaaggaatACGTTTTGAGTTGTAAACAGCTACGGACGGTCCTTTAGGGCATATGCGTGTATGCTGTTAAAAAGAATGGTGTACAGCAGTCGGGCAGCCTTTCGTAAGCCAAAATATTTCTGTAGTAAATGCAAAGCGAAGCTTTAGTCTAAAGAGAGTCGCCACTGGACAGAAGATGTCTGGAAACGAGTCATTTGGAGCGATCAATAATGATATGTCATGTGGCAGTGCGATGGAAGGCTTTAGGTTCTGACGAATACGTGGGGGTCGTCACCCACCATCACGTGCCAAtagcgtgccgcgcgggattagccgagcggcctgaggcgctgcagtcatggactgtgcggctggtctcggcggaggcttgagtcctccctcgggcatgggcgtgtgtgtttgttcttaggataatttaggttaagtagtgtgtaagcttagggactgatgaccttagcagttaagtcccataagatttcacacatatttgaactttctTTTGTGCAAATAGCGAGTACGGACGAGGTGGTGTTACGCGGTGATTTTCGTGATAGTCTGTGTTCTCCTTATTACACTTAACAAAACGCTGAATGTGGAAGGATACGAACTCATTTTCTGCTATTTTGCTCTGAATCCAGTAAAGGAACAGTTCGGGGTGCACCCTGTCATAAGCCATCATGTCGGAGGCAACATTTTGTGGACAATGACATTACCTCAATGGACTTGGGGCCCAGAGTCCCGACATGAAaccaacagaacacctttgggttgagTTAGAATGTCAGCTTCGCTCCAGTTTTCAGGATCCATCAATGCCTTTTCCACTTTcgacttttgaggaagaatgggctgccattcttccacagacagtcAGACAACTCATGGGAAGTGTCCCAAGCAGACCACAAGCTGCCATAAAGGTAGACACAGTCGATACTAATGGCCAGAATAGATGTCTGGATAATTTTCATCAAATACTGTACGTAAGGTACATTATGTTTAAAATGGGGGTAATTTCTACCCCCCTTGTGAAATAATGTTTCGGATGGAGACTAGGTGGTGCACGCACCGGCATGATGAAGCCAATGGCGAGGTTGGCGATGATGACGGCGGTGAGCAGCTCCCAGAAGGAGGAGGCGAAGCGCAGCCAGAGTGCGGAGCCCAGGAAGGGCAGCGCGCAGCTCAGCACGATGGGTCGCCGGCCGACCACGTCGACCAGCCAGGCGGACACCAGCGAGGGCGGGACGGTGGTGATCATGCCCACCGACGCCATCCACGAGCCCTCGTCCGCCGAGATGACGATGTGCGACGTGTTCTGCTGCAGCCGCGGGATCATAGGCGAGCTGAAGCCGATGAACAGCCCGCTCGTCAGGAACGCCAGCGTAGCTGCACACGTGTAACACCCACCCTGTCATCTCGCGTCACAAATATTTTCTAGATGGTAAGTCTTACTCAACAGGGTGGGAAAAGCAAAACTGGCCGGGAAAATATTTCATTCGCCTTAAAACAGTGGACATCAGTATAATGGCAGGGTTCCATGAAAGTAACAGTATAGTGCCTGAAGCACaaatgttctaacattctgcgtggtgtctgtttgttctaagtcatgtctccctaccactttcgcgcaacgacgctctgagcgtgttttttagggaattgactagtttgaacctgggacctgttgctggtaaggagacgccagaccacacatgacatgtagagttcagaagagttcagtgagactagcgatgatataatcaaatacttaatgatttcagcgtcagctccactgcattccctgtaaaagaatcttaatactaactaaatttagtggaaggggttcatggttttcctatttttagttagctggtaaaataacgtcgaaaaagcagttaagtttaccattgtaaattttattctactcacaaagcattgtttataaattgcgctattgataaaaggaaatattttaatacaggatgataaaaaccaactgcgttcaacaaaaatgtgaacgaatattccctgaatgggtttccaagttctacaatggattgaaggatgacctatgccatatcacatctataatctagatttaagttaagtttcataaaagagaaaactaccaaaatggtgtacagtgaccctcaattatctataattacttatataacttgtcgtaaattacagtggctgatgtgacttctcaataattatttaacagagaaatcatcgcgtttcagatttttacttcacgtagcaaatgtgaataccatgagctttaattgacgatcgaaactagtattacgcaaaaaggggatgtaacaggtgagacttctgcagttctgagtgaagccttaggctctcaaaaatgcggcatcacgtgcattcattaccttgtcggtgtttaggcagcgtcagggggcggcgggcggcgtaactccacgcacctcgccgtctcggaagcaactctctcctaacttctccttactacaatttaccgaagttggtttaaaaaaaagctatctggctgtgttttcaactgaccaatcagggtctcaatgttaaccttaagctctgcctacaaaattctgtctatccaatgagaaacgttatacttttcgtggtggggcaatgtttttaacgtttgcaacgtaacagagacgcgaaaaagtctcacgctaaaacttgcagctggtgtggcccttttagtgttatcgt
This sequence is a window from Schistocerca americana isolate TAMUIC-IGC-003095 chromosome 4, iqSchAmer2.1, whole genome shotgun sequence. Protein-coding genes within it:
- the LOC124613946 gene encoding facilitated trehalose transporter Tret1-like; its protein translation is MIPRLQQNTSHIVISADEGSWMASVGMITTVPPSLVSAWLVDVVGRRPIVLSCALPFLGSALWLRFASSFWELLTAVIIANLAIGFIMPVIPSYLVEIAEDRVRGMLITLFTLMGGTGSFLMMIVGSYLPYFAVTEFIMPWPVVFVAIFWWMPESPYFLVAKHRTEAAKTAVMRLRGKNSEKDVSAELDAIQKAVDDRSKNEISVADSFRALRRDPGARRAVAVTLTFMVLLALNGSAAISAYSTQIFLTSGSTLDASVSAIVLLSVQLFFSIVATLLVDRAGRRPMLLFSFAGCTIAMAVIGVYFYLAEYGSQEVVNSLFWLPLATLLLYYISFNVGANALLWVLINELVPSSVRGLCNSTFSVLNSVLTFSITKLFQVVGDSLGSFVPFWFFSVFCLLGLIFTWFFIPETKGRSLEDIKEEMDTKAAGTKESAEKA